A stretch of Lathyrus oleraceus cultivar Zhongwan6 chromosome 6, CAAS_Psat_ZW6_1.0, whole genome shotgun sequence DNA encodes these proteins:
- the LOC127093967 gene encoding secreted RxLR effector protein 161-like translates to MDSCKAMSTPMGSETYVDQDESGVSIDITEYQGMIGSLLYLTASRLGIMFSVGLCARFQVNPKESHLTAVKRIMKHLKGTMNVSLWYPKGSICDLVGYSDSDYEGCKTNRKSTSGTCHILGNALVSWACKK, encoded by the coding sequence ATGGATAGTTGCAAGGCAATGTCTACTCCAATGGGATCCGAaacttatgttgatcaagatgaatcagGTGTTTCGATTGATATCACAGAGTATCAAGGTATGATTGGTTCCttactatatttgacggcaagtCGTCTTGGTATAATGTTTAGTGTGGGTCTTTGTGCGCGGTTTCAAGTCAATCCAAAGGAATCGCATCTCACTGCTGTTAAAAGGATCATGAAGCACCTCAAAGGAACAATGAATGTCAGCctatggtatccaaaaggtagtatatgTGATTTAGTTGGATATTCTGACTCAGATTATGAAGGTTGTAAAACTAATAGAAAAAGTACAAGTGGAACATGTCACATCCTAGGAAATGCATTAGTTTCTTGGGCATGTAAGAAATAA